DNA from Mycobacteriales bacterium:
GCGGCTGGTCGCGCTGGCCATGCAGCTCGGCCGGGCCAGGTCGCGATTCGGCACCGACCCGGAAGGCGCCCGCAAGCTGCTCGACGAGGCCCACTCCGAGGCCAAGCTGGCGCTGGCGGAGCTGCGCGACCTGGCCCGCGGGCTGCACCCGGCCGTGCTCACCGACCGCGGCCTGGACGCGGCCCTGTCCGGGCTCGCGGCCCGGGCGCCGATCCCGGTGGTGGTCGAGGTCGACCCGGCCGCGGGCGACAGGGCGGTCCCGGTGGTCGACGCGATCGCCTACTTCGTGGTCGCCGAGGCGCTGACGAACGTGGCCAAGCACTCGCAGGCCACCCGGGCCGCGGTCGTCGTCCGGCGGCTGGACGGGCAGCTGCGGGTGGTGGTGACCGACGACGGGATCGGCGGTGCCGACCCGCGCCTGGGCACCGGCCTGCGCGGCCTGGCCGACCGGGTGTCCGGTGTGGACGGCCGATTGCATGTGGACAGTCCCGCCGGCGGCCCGACCGTCCTGACCGTGGAGCTCCCGTGCGCGTCGTGATCGCCGAGGACTCGGTGCTGCTGCGGGAGGGCCTGGCCCGGCTGCTGGACGAGGCCGGCTTCGACGTGGTCGAGGCCGTCGCCGACGGCGAGCAGCTGCTGCGCTCGGTCGCCGACCACACCCCCGACGTGGTCGTCGCCGACGTCCGGATGCCGCCGACCCACACCGACGAGGGCCTGCGGGCGGCGCTGGTGATCCGCAAGCGCTGGCCCGCCACCGCTGTCCTCGTCCTGTCCCAGTACGTCGAGGAGCGGTACGCGACGGAGCTGCTCGCCGGCGACACCAAGGGCGTCGGCTACCTGCTCAAGGACCGGGTCGCGGACGTGGACGAGTTCGTCGCGGCGCTGCGCCGGGTCGGCGAGGGCGGGGCCGCGCTCGACCCCGAGGTCGTCTCCCAGCTGCTGCTGCGGGGCCGGCGCCGGCCGCTGGACGCGCTGACCCCGCGCGAGCAGGAGGTCCTCAAGCTCATGGCCGAGGGCCGCTCCAACGGCGCCATCGCGGCCGCCATGGTCGTCACCGACGGCGCGGTGGAGAAGCACGTGAGCAGCATCTTCACCAAGCTCGGCCTGGCCCCGGCCGACACCGACCACCGCCGCGTCCTGGCCGTCCTCTCCTACCTCGACGGCCGTTAGGCCGGCGGCAGGGCGGGGAGACCGGTCCCATGAGCCTCGTGCTGACCGGTGCCAACCCGGGTGTGCTGCTGCGGGCGGACGGCGCGGTGACCGCGTTCGCCTCCGTCTGGCAGGTCGAGTGGTCCGAGCGCGGCTCCGGCCGGGCGCTGGTGCTCTGGCACGACGGCCGGGTCCGCCTGCTCGGGCCCGACCCGGGGCTCTCGGAGTGGCTGGCGGAGGAGTTCGTCCGGCACTTCGGCGAGGTCGGCGGCCTGCCCTGGGAGCCGGCGCCGCCGGAGCGCGCGGACGTCGAGATGGACCTCGACCTCGGCCACGGGCTGACCGCCAAGGCCGCGGACGTCACCGTCGAGATCGAGCACGTCCTCGACCGGCGCCCGTTCACCCAGGCCGGCCTGCGGATGGGCGCGGCCGAATACACGCTGTCCAACGTGTACGCACCCTGCCGGACGGCCCGGATCACGGTCGCCGGGACAGCGGTGCCGGGCGCACCCGAGGTCGACGGCGAATCCTCGACCGCGTTCCTGGCCACGGCCGAGACCTGGATCCGGACCGGCTGAGGGTCAGGGCAGGCGGACGACCTGGGCGGCGTAGAGGAGGCCTGCGCCGAAGCCCATCAGCAGCGCCCGCTGCCCGCTGCGCGCCTGCCCGGAGGCCAGCAGCTGCTGCATCGCCAGCGGGATCGAGGCCGAGGACGTGTTTCCGGCGGTCGCGATCTCCCGCGCCACGACCACCTCCGGTCCGAGCCCGATGCCGCGTACCAGCGCGTCGGTGATCCGCATGTTGGCCTGGTGCGGCACGAACACCTCGATGTCCGCGAGCGTCAGCCCCGCCCGCGCGACCGCGTCGGCCGCGACCGGGGCGAGCGCGGTGACGGCCCAGCGGAACACCTCCTGGCCGGCCATCCGCAACGCCGGCCACGGCGTCGCCGGGTTGTCCTTCAGCGCCGCCCAGGAGTACGGCTGGGAGATCGCCGCCGCCTTCGACCCGTCCGAACCCCAGCGCACCGGGCCGATCCCGTCCGCGGCCCCGGGTCCGACGACGACCGCACCCGCGCCGTCGCCGAAGATGAACGCGGTGCCCCGGTCGGTCGGGTCGACGATGTCGGTCATCCGCTCGACACCGACCACGACGACGTAGCGGGCGGAGCCGGCCCGGACCGCGTCGGCCGCGAGCGCGAGGGTGTAGGAGAACCCCGCGCAGCCGCCGCCGGTGTCCAGCGCCCCGGCCCCGCTCGCACCGATCTTGAACGCGACGCCGGCGGCCAGCGGCGGGGCCTGGCGCAGGTTGCTCATCGTGGTGACGAGCACCAGCCCGACGTCGTCCGCGACCAGGCCGGCCTCACCCAGCGCCTTGCCGGCCGCGGCCGCGGCCATGTCCTCCAGGCCCTCGTCGGGCCCGGCGACGTACCGGCTGTGGATGCCGGAGCGGGACACGATCCACTCGTCGCTGGAGTCGATCGCGGCGACGATCTCCGCGTTCGGGACGCAGCGGGACGGGCGGTAGGCACCGAGGCCGAGGATTACCGGGAGCACGGACGCAGCCATCGGGTCCAGGATCGCTCGCCGAGGACCGGGCACGCAAACGGGGGCAGCGGCGTCCGTCCGGACCTAGGCCGCCACCTTGCGCAGCACCAGCCGTTCCAGCTCCCCGTACGTCCGCAGACCGGCCAGCTCGTCGTCGGTGATCCGCAACGCGAACCGGTCCTCCAGCGCGGTCGCCAGCTCGATCCCGGCCAGCGAGTCCAGCCCCAGGTCCTGCGACAGCGACGCCTGGTCCCGCAGCAGCGCCGGCTCGATGCCGAGATGCTCGGCCACCGCCGTACGCACCTCCTCCGTCCGGCTCATCCGCCGTCCTCCTCCGCTGAGCTCATCCGTCCTCCTCGCCCTCGGCCGGCTCGCCCTCGACGGGCGACCGGACCACCACCACGGTGCAGGTCGCGTTCTTCAGGGCGTCGTCGTGGGTGGAGCCGACGAGCCACCCGGCCAGCCTGCCGTGGTCCTTGGCCCCGATGACGAGCAGGTCCGCCTCGCCGCAGAAGGTGAGCAGGGCCCGGCCGGCCGGCTTGTGCATGGCGTGCACGGTCAGCTCACACTGCGCGCCGCCCGGCAGCACCTCGTCGACGATCGCCTGGAGCCGGCGCTGGGCCTGCTCCTGGTAGGCCTCGATCGGCGGGGCGACGCCGCCCCACTCGCCCGGCGGCCGGGGTTCGCCCTTGACCTGCCAGCCGTAGACCACCGCCAGCGAGCAGCCCCGGATCCCGGCCTCCCGGGCGCCCCAGACCAGGGCGGCGCGGGACTGGGGTGAGCCGTCGACGCCGACGACGATCTGCCCGTAGGCGGGCGCGCCGTCCATCGCTACCTCCGCGGAGATCCAGGGGGATCGCTGAAAGAAACGTAACGTTGTCCGTTTACCCTCCGGGGCGCCCTCCTGATCATGCCCTCGGAGTGGGATGCTTCCCTCGCCCGGGGTACCAGTCCCGGCTGTGGGCCCGCGCGGGTCCGCGAGGAGGACGCAACGATGCATCCGCGGACCATCCGCAGGGTCGTGGTCGGAGTGGACGGCGCGCCGCGCACGATCGCTGCGCTGCGCTGGGCGGCGAGCGAGGCGCTCAGCCGTGACGCCGCGCTGGTGGCCGTGCACGCGTGGGGCAGCGTGCTGCGCCCGGCGTCGTACGCGCCGGTGGGCACTGCCTGCTCGGACCCGGACGAGAGCGCGCGGCGGGCGGCCGAGCTGCTCTCGGCGGCGGTCCGGACGGCGTTCGGAGCCGCCCCGCCGGTGCCGGTGGAGGAGGTCGTCGACGACCGGGCCGTGGTGCCGTCGCTGCTGAGCCAGGCCCGCCGCGCCGAGCTGCTCGTGGTCGCGACCCGGTCGCCCGAGGCGCCGGGCCAGCCGTTCGAGTCGGGGCCGGGGCCGACGACGCTGTCGTGCCTGCGCCAGGCCCCGTGCCCGGTCGTGGTGCTGCCGACCGTCGGCGACCAGGTCTGGGCGGCCGGAGCGCGGCCGGCGGGTGACGAAGCACCCCCGACCCTGGTGTAGATCGCGTCCGCGGGGAAGGCTGACCGGGACCGAACCCTCGGGAGGACCCGTGACGACCGGCTTCTCGGCCGCCCCCGCGACCACCGCCGATGGCACCGGCACGGAGCGGCTCCGGCTGCTCGACGCCTGGTGGCGCGCCGCCAACTACCTGTCCGTCGGGCAGATCTACCTGCGCGCGAACCCGCTGCTGCGCGAGCCGCTGCAGCTGGACCAGGTGAAACCGCGGCTGCTCGGGCACTGGGGCACCACGCCCGGGCTGACCTTCCTCTGGGCCCACCTCAACCGGGCCATCGTGGACCGGGACCTGGACGCGCTCTACGTGACCGGGCCCGGGCACGGCGGCCCCGGCGTGGTCGCCGCGGCGTACCTGGAGGGCACCTACAGCGAGCTGTACTCGGCGGTCAGCGAGGACACCGAGGGCATGGGCCAGCTGTTCAAGCAGTTCTCCTACCCCGGCGGCATCCCCAGCCACGCCGCGCCGGAGACGCCCGGCTCGATCAACGAGGGCGGCGAGCTCGGCTACTCGCTCATGCACGCGTACGGCGCCGCGTTCGACAACCCGGATCTGCTGGTCGCCTGCGTGATCGGC
Protein-coding regions in this window:
- a CDS encoding universal stress protein, yielding MHPRTIRRVVVGVDGAPRTIAALRWAASEALSRDAALVAVHAWGSVLRPASYAPVGTACSDPDESARRAAELLSAAVRTAFGAAPPVPVEEVVDDRAVVPSLLSQARRAELLVVATRSPEAPGQPFESGPGPTTLSCLRQAPCPVVVLPTVGDQVWAAGARPAGDEAPPTLV
- a CDS encoding universal stress protein, which gives rise to MDGAPAYGQIVVGVDGSPQSRAALVWGAREAGIRGCSLAVVYGWQVKGEPRPPGEWGGVAPPIEAYQEQAQRRLQAIVDEVLPGGAQCELTVHAMHKPAGRALLTFCGEADLLVIGAKDHGRLAGWLVGSTHDDALKNATCTVVVVRSPVEGEPAEGEEDG
- a CDS encoding acyl carrier protein, which translates into the protein MSRTEEVRTAVAEHLGIEPALLRDQASLSQDLGLDSLAGIELATALEDRFALRITDDELAGLRTYGELERLVLRKVAA
- a CDS encoding response regulator transcription factor — its product is MRVVIAEDSVLLREGLARLLDEAGFDVVEAVADGEQLLRSVADHTPDVVVADVRMPPTHTDEGLRAALVIRKRWPATAVLVLSQYVEERYATELLAGDTKGVGYLLKDRVADVDEFVAALRRVGEGGAALDPEVVSQLLLRGRRRPLDALTPREQEVLKLMAEGRSNGAIAAAMVVTDGAVEKHVSSIFTKLGLAPADTDHRRVLAVLSYLDGR
- a CDS encoding beta-ketoacyl-ACP synthase 3, with the translated sequence MAASVLPVILGLGAYRPSRCVPNAEIVAAIDSSDEWIVSRSGIHSRYVAGPDEGLEDMAAAAAGKALGEAGLVADDVGLVLVTTMSNLRQAPPLAAGVAFKIGASGAGALDTGGGCAGFSYTLALAADAVRAGSARYVVVVGVERMTDIVDPTDRGTAFIFGDGAGAVVVGPGAADGIGPVRWGSDGSKAAAISQPYSWAALKDNPATPWPALRMAGQEVFRWAVTALAPVAADAVARAGLTLADIEVFVPHQANMRITDALVRGIGLGPEVVVAREIATAGNTSSASIPLAMQQLLASGQARSGQRALLMGFGAGLLYAAQVVRLP